Part of the Caretta caretta isolate rCarCar2 chromosome 7, rCarCar1.hap1, whole genome shotgun sequence genome is shown below.
GCCCGGCTTCTCCTCAGAGCATGGTTTGCTTCTCTAGGGCGGAAAACAGATCCGCAGTGCTTtgcggggtgggtgtgtgtggaggagacTTGTGTATCTTATCGCCATGGGGCGGGGGGTGCCAGGTGACACCGGGTCAAGCTGGAGAAGGAGTCACAAATTAATCTTTGTGACCAGCGCATGCCTAATTCTGGGTTGGAGCATTTGGGTAGAAAAGCCCAGTATAGACAGCCAGCCTGTGTCCTTGTGTAATTCCTGTAGACCTGTGCCGTTGTTCCTCATATTACCTGGGGGCAGGCCGTGGCTGATTAGGAAATGGGACACTTAAGCCTTGCCTGGATTAGGGAAATTTCCCCTGAGTGCTGTGTCCCCTCTGtcatccccgtcccccccccgctTGGACTTCTGGAGTGTGCAGCGGGGCCGAGAGAAATAAGAGTTTTGGAAGTTGGGAACTGGTGAGGGCCCTTTAACTTGGACTTGCCCCCTTGAGCTGTGTGTTCAGGGCTTAGATACCCCAGCAATAGGTCTGTTAAAGATACCTTGACTATGCTGGACAACATGGaatgcagtgtggtctagtggatggagcactggGCCGGGTTTCAAGAGTCCTCATTTCAGTTTCTTGCTCTGCCCCCAACGTGCTGGGTgagctttgggcaagtcacacccTAGTccccgcctcagtttccccatctttacaaTAGAGGTGATGATACTGGCTtcctgtgtaaagtgctttgagctgtATGGATGAGAAGTGCTAGACACAGAGAACAGATTCTGGTTTTCTAGCTTCTCTTGAGATTTATGGGAGCTGTAGAGGACATGATTTCATTTTTGCTTTTGCGTAGCAGGCACTTGCGGGGTGCTCTCTGGGATGATGGACAGGGGCTGGCCCTGCTTTAATAGAGGACCTGATGTTCTGAAATGGCTTTGTCCTGAATCAGAGCTCTGTAAGCTTGGAAGCTCGTCTCTCTCGCCAGCAGAAGTTGGGCCGAGGAAAgagattccctcacccaccttgttgcgCTTGTCCTGGGAAAGGCATTTACTTTGTTCATGTTTTACAAAGCACATGTGTTCCCACGTCTGCTTGGAAGTCAGTTCACTTCACAGTTGCCCTGGAAGGATGCACTGTATCCTGAACGGGTTCTTTGCCTCTTCCCGCCGTCCGGTTTAACTGCCTCCCCGAGATGCCTTGGCTGACTGGTAGGCAGCAGCTCTTGCCTTTTGGAAGCGTGGCTGCAGCTTGAGCTGTGTGGGAGTTTAGCTGACTAAACAGGGGGCTGTCCTGGAGGCTTTTGGTGATAGAGGCAAAATCAAATGTAAGAACCCTCCCAAGTATTTGCTGCGTGATGTCACATCCTTGTATTCAGATCCTTTCTGCCAACACAACGCACAGTGATTTTAGGTTCTTGGATATGCCAAGATTGGGGCTGTCACGCAAGTTGTGTTGAAAACTTGTTCCCTGGCTGCTTTTGTTCCCTGTTCTGCCCATTGCCTACCCGCTAAGACCTGGCCCCGGGGACTGCCCTGCTCTAGAGCCCTAGAATGGGACAGGTTCTCCAGTCCAGCCGCCAGGGCCCGGTCTGGCCTGCACTGGTGGTGATGCCAGAGTGACTCTGGAAACCTTGGGGCCCCTTTGAGAGATGTTTGTCCGCTGGGAACCTTCCATTTAAGGGCGGCCAGCTTTGCCCAGGTAAGGCTGGGCTGGCAGCTCACCGGGAGATCGGACTCTGTGCCTAGCAGGCTTGAAGTGAAGCAGGTGGATGCCATCTTGCACTTAAATACAGAGGTGGGACCTGCATCCCAGCATGCCGTGCACCTGTGGGGCCAGGTGGCCTCTGCACAGCTCCATAGAGGCTCCTTTGGGTTTCAGTGGGAGACTTGATTCTCTACTTCTGCTGGTCTGCAACCTGACGCTGAGAGCCCTTGCTAGCGGCAGTGAGGGCTGAGGTTCCTCCTCTTGCTCACCCACTGAGGGGCCACTGGCAaatgccccttcctgcttccaGTGTCCCCAGCTTGCATTTCTAATGAGGGCTGGTGTCCTGGGCCCAGAGAGCTCTGGGAAAGTGTCTTTGAATGGTCCTCTCCAGAGCCTGGGAGCCCAGCTGTAGCCACGTCAAACCCTCGAGCTGCAATGTTTCTGTCTGCTTTGGTGCCCCAGTCCGAGGAGGGAGAGAAGTTGTAGACGAGGCAACAAAAGCCAGTCAGGTGCTGGGGTTGGAGGAGGGAAAAAGTCAAGGCAGGAAAGGAAGTTAGTAAAAGGAGAGCTGTAACTCCACGAaaaacactcagggtgtgaactGACCCCGTCTGTGaacaggaggaggtgggaagaACTGAAAAGGCACCACATTTAAAATGGCTCCAAGGGGATCTTTTGGGGTACATGGTCTCATTAGCCAATGACTCCcccaacctgtagaactcatcgCTGCAGGATATTGAGGCAAGCAAGTCAGTAAGTTCTCTGAAGACAGCTCGTCGTTTTTCCCCAACAGCAGCTGCCAGGACACTACCTGTACGAGCAAAGTCTGGGGGCAACCTCTGCACCAGGGCGAATCTCCCCTCCGAGCCATAGCACCGCACAGTGAGGTGATGCGGGAGAATTGACCCCTTCCTTTGAACCATCCAGCATTGGCCATGTACATCCAGGGcaatggactagatggaccactgatatATTCCCATGTGGCTGTCGACTGCTCAGTCCTGCAGGAGGTGCTCTCCCCTCCCACGGGAGTTTGATTTTGCTATCCCTCGTTGGACTCCTGAAAGCATCTTTTTAATTGTGACGCATTTGTAACCGTGCAGTGGCCTGGATGCTGCAATAGTGAAGCATCAGGGTGGGGTTCCTTGCGAACTGGACTGCAAAGGCCGACGCTGTATGAGCTGCTGACTGGTCTGACTGCAGCGATTCCGATTCTTGCAAACTCCTGTTCGACCGCGTGGCTCCTCCCTGGGGTGAGCTGCGCCTGCTTGTTCCAGCTGACTCCAAGCTCTGCAGTAAGGGCTGGGTTCCTGGGCGTCGTCCCAGCTCCTTTGATCATCCCTGGGATCTCCAGACTGATTCACCAGAGACCGTtctgaaatgacaggtttcagagtagcagccgtgttagtctgtgttcgcaaaaagaacaggagtacctgggctctggaggggaatGCCGTGCTTGGGGTTAAGCTGGGTTTTACACGTTACTTTCCCACTGCGTACTGGAGTAATACAAGATAATAAACCATGGCAGCATAATTCATACCGAACACTCGTCTTCTGCATGAGACAGGAGAGTGATCTCATTCCTGTACAGGACATGGATCTGCAGCTTGTGTCAAGCAATCCACCAAACACAAGCTACAGATCACAGCTCTGTCTTTAGTTCACTTTCTAGGGGCCTTTGCTTCAAGAATATTGATGCTTTGGCATTAGAGAAATGACCagtccccacagcagcagctgctaggGGAACTTGCATTGGGCAGCAAAGAAGTTTTTCATGCTGTCCTGGCGTAGGAGCTGATCATGTGACACagattccaaccccttcccctggTATTTGACTGCAGAACTGAAACTGTCCATTTAAAAGCCCGAGCCTGGGTTTCTAAGTTCAGCTCCTAAGtaagaggtggaggtgagctgctgctgttcccagGGACTCAAGCCGGAGTCGGGGCTGGTTGGGACCTCTGTAAATGAGGTCACCTTTATGTAGTAGCAGAACTTCAGGGGCCCAGGTGGAAAGTTAAATCCCTAGCTGTTCCGGTGGCCAAGAAAACCTGCTGAACGTGCCCCCCAGGGGATGCTGCCTTCTTGAGTCTAAGCAGCCCTGAGAGGCGAGAATTGCCCCGTTCATCTCAGGGGGGCATGCCTGTTGAGACTGGAGGTCCAGGACTCTGGAGAGCTATGCAGATGACTCAAGCAGGTAACCAGGTTATAGCAGACCCAGCGTAAAGGCTCTGCAGCCCGTCATCCTGGGCCTTACCAATGGGATCGACCTAGGTACATCGCTCAGGGCTTTGAATAATTGCACGCCCTGTGCGCCATAGGTAGGTGGATCTAACCCTGTGTAGACGCGGCTGGCTAGAGGTGGGTTAAGTACATGGATGGAGAAACCTCTTGTGTcgtctgtggcacagccagagcGCTGGAGCTGTGCCGTGGGGGGtttagtgtacacatacccttccTTGTgagaggaggaggctgcaggagggactTTACCCCCCCTCGCCCCCTCAGGCAGCTGGTGCCTGGGGGCATCTCTGCCCCAAGCCACGTCTCTCATGGGCACGGTGGCTTGTACAAAACACCACCACACTAAACCAAGTACATAAAACCCATGGTGTTTGTGAGACTTAACTCAAGGTGCTGAGTGGTATatgcactggggaggggggttaggTCTCATGGGACTTCTGACCCCCATGCACAAGGATTTGGGCTCTGGCCAGGAGACTGGAGTCCACCCCAGCATGTGGTGGTTCCTCTGCAATTTCATTGCTAGTTGCCAGGGAGGCTTACACTCCAACATCCCTGTGGCCTTGTTGTGCTGAGTCTCCTGGTGAACTAGTCCTCTAAGCTGTAATTCCTCACTGCGCACTCACGAGCCctgttgactctgaaacctaatgtcAACACCAACTCAATGCTATTTCACTGCTCATCATTTAATGGAGCAGCAGTGGGCTGAAATGCTTCTCCTTGGTTGCTGGATGCAGGGGCTTCAGGTTGCCAATTCTCAACTGTATCATGAGCTTCACAATCATTGGTGGtgctcttaaagccccagctcctggagccccgTGATTGAGACAGTCTATTTccgctttcattttaaaaattaagtttctgGCCTGCGTGGTTGTGGAGAGAAGCCTGAGAACGTGACACCCCCCTGCCCAAGGGCTAGAATGCTAAGTGGCAAATATAGCCCCGAAGCTGGCTGGCTTTTATTCTGTGTTAGCGCAGCACTCCAGTCGtagagcagggccccattgtgtagAACAGAACGGGGGCGTGTTTTGTGGCCTGTAGCCTGGTGAGCACTGGCTTCTCCCCTCTAACCTGTCTCCTTGCCCCTCTCTAGTGCTTCTCTCTGGAGGAAGATGAGCTGAGCCTGCACTTGGTTCCCGCCTGCAGCGATGCTATCCTGGAGGCCGAAGGGATCCTGGGAACGATGCAGAGCTACCTCGATTCCTCCGTGATCTCTATCATCGAGGACTTCAGCACCCTGACCGAGGTAACGGGCTGCCTGCAGAGAGGCAGGGGACATAGTCGGGCCCTGGGCTTCCGCATTCACCCATCTCGCCTTCGGGACCTGCCGCAGCCCTGGATCCAAAGCTGCCTGGGGCATCTCCAGTCCCACGaccttggtggggtggggggtgagacgGGATACGGCAGGTCTGGGAATCTCCGTCCCTTGCCTGCTTTGGCCCCTCTGTTTGCTGCTTTCCCTGCCGGACGCTGCATCGTTTGGCTGGGCGTGAGGTGAGCAGTGCTGGGAAGAGTGGCCAGGAGTCAGTCCCTGgtccagctctctcctgtcattcctcttcccctccttttcttttgtctgaCAAGGATTCTTTGTCAAGGGCCTCTGCCGGCCCACCCGCCAGCTAGCCTGCTCCTAATGTGTCTAGCTCAGCCTCACGGCAGTGTTAATTCAGGGGGGCAGGGTCCCTGGCACCTCCCCTCCTCTGGGTTCTGAGCTCTTGGGCCGGGACTGAGCCAAGCACGTGCCGGTTGACGGGAGCCTTCCAGTCCTGGGGGCACCTCCCCAGCAGGGCCCTGCTCGAGGGACatttggggcagaggcagagctagTTACCACTGGCCCCTCAGTGGGCACCTGCATTTCTGAGCCTCCGTGTTGCTGACAAGAGACAGGCGTGAAGAGAGGGGAAGACGTCTAGTGGCTAGGGCCTGTCATGAGAGTGGCAGGGCGGGGTCGGTATCTGGCGGTGCCCCTGATGCAAGGGCCTCTCTCACCAGAGCAAGGCCTGCCTGGATGCACCGAACGAGCTGTCGCTGCTGACGGCCATCACCGAGATCCTGGACAGCACGGACGACGAGACCCTGTCTCCGTTTGACACCACCCTGGACTCGGAATTGCTGGCACAGCCCCGGGACCGGGAGAGTTCTTCGGTATGAGGTGCTCTCTGCCTGCCTTCCCCGCCCTTCCCAGGAGGTGCCTAGACCAGCCACTTCCGCTTCACTTAGTCCCTGGCCCGGGCAGCAGCCAAACCGTGCACAGCACACGCGTAGATGTGCTAACTCGCCCACCTCTGGGCTGCTCATCTCCCCCCACCGGCTCCTTCCCTTGGGGCTCTGGGAAAGGAGGCTCCAGATCCCAGTCCCATTTCAATGGGAGCCCCCCCATCCCCGAGCCATGCCGTGTCATCGGTGAGATCACTGCAGGGCACCCCCTGGCAGTCACCAGCTGAGCTGCTTCTGAAATGAGCTGTAGGAACTGCCCTGTGGGAAATCAGGAGGAGCGGGATTGGGGGGTGGCACACACCTTATTTGCTGTTGGCTACAGACCAGCAGAAATGCCCCGCGAAGCGGCCTGCATATCCCGCCGTGGTATGTAGGCGGCTCGGGCTGCTCATGCTTTGGCGAGCCAGGCACTAGAGCTGGGTGTGATTCCACTCCTGGAACCCAGCGCTGGGATCAAACGGCGGCTGGGGCGTACCCTGGGGGGCCTCGTGTAGCCAGTTGCCATGCTGGGCATGTGGTGAGGGGGGAGAGTCTGGTGCGGGGAGGCTGCTGGCCATGCGGCTTCACCCTGCGCCCCGGCTGGGCTTGGACTGGCAGGTCTGTGTTTTCCACCTTCTCATTCCACTTCTTACCCATCAGTTTCAGAAGTTTCTCAGCTTGTCCCGGGCCTCCCCTGAGCGCAGTGTTCCTGCCCTAGACGATCCGTGGGGCCTCAGCGGCCCAGCTGCCATCGGCAAGGTGAGAGGGCAGCTCCTTGGTGTGTGCAGAGGGTCAGGGAGAGCCTGGGTCCAGGGCAACCAGGGGTGCTTAGGAAAGACATCAGCCGGATTGGCTGTCCTGCTCGTACCCATGgatggtggggctgtgggtgacCTTTGGGTTGCCTGGTCTCCGGTTGTGCAGGGTGACTCCTGGTAGCCCTTGCCCGCTCTCCAATATCTCCATGGTTTCTGGGCCGCTGCTGAGCTCTGCTTGCTCACGGCTCGGGAGAGGCAGCATCAGGGAGCTACCGTGGCTTTGGAACTACCGTGCAGTGCCAGGACTCGCATCTTCATGCTCGCTGCTCTCTTAAAGGGCCGCCAGCCTTTGCCCCTCCTGCTCGCCTGGAGCTGGGAGCAGCCCTGAGCCGGGCTGGTGGGAGCCTAGCCAGGCAGTTAACAAGCACCTCTGCGGGACGGCTCACGGTCCTGGCCAGCTGTAACCCCAGCCATGCTGGCGCTGCTCTTGGGCTGCAATGTGAATGTAAAGCCTTGCTTTAGGCTGTAGCTCCTCGAGCCCTTGTCCCCTGCAGCGTTGGGAATGCTCTCCGGCAGGGGGGCAAACTCCTGGGCAGTGAGGATTCGCCGTAACACGGGAGCTTGTCAAGGTGCAGACCGGGCAGGAGCGGTGTGGGGCTGTTGCAAATCAGTGAAAACTGCCCCCGGTGGGGCTCAAACTATGCAATTGTGGGCTGGTCCCTGCCAGTCCACGCACCTCATGAGGAGAGGGCATTGCCCTGGCTGCTAGCCGGAGTGGCTGAGCCCACTGGCAGTCGCCACCTAGGTTACGTGAGCTGCACTGCTCTGCCTCGGGACTGCCCCGCTTCTGGGGAGCAGCGCCGTCACCtgtctcttccccctttccctgccaGGTGGGGACGGGCCCTGGGGATCTGCCCTGGAACGGCCTCGAAGAGCCGGCAGCACCcaagcagggcagcagcagagcggCCCGGGCGGAGCGGAAgctgcccaggccccagcccctcccgcagcgcagcgacggggaggaggaggaggaggctgctaGCCCTGGGCAGCACGGCAGCGTGGTGGCAGCTGTGGGGCTGCGGGAGAGCCCCCTGGGTTTGTGCGCcgaggctgggggtgaggaggcggTGTGGCCGGAAGACAGTGACGCTCCCTGCATCATCAGCACGGGGGCCGGGTCCCTCAGCGAGCTGGTGAAGTCCATGCACCCGTACTGCCTGCCCACGCTCACCGTGTGCCTGGACCCTGCCAGCGAGCCGGTGGCGAAGGAGTTCTTAACCGGCCCGCTCCTGCTGGAGATCGTGCCAGGCGAAGGCGAGAGCCTGGAGATCCCCGtggtcctgcagcagctgggcccAGAAGCGCAGCTCCCAGCTGAAGGGCAGGGAGCCTGCGGTTGCCCAGCTGGCAAGGGGGATGGTGCCCTAGAGCTGTCACCTATGGATGGTGTGTTGCCAGTGGGAACGCCTGCCCAGGGGTGTGAGACTGGGGGCCACGGCAGGGCCCCCCAAGCGGAGCCTCCCAGCCTGACCCAGGCGAGAGAGTCCCCCCGGGGGGTTGACCCTGAAGCAAAGGATGAGGAGAGGCAAAGAGACCAATATCTGGAGAGCAGCTCCCGGAGCAGTACGGAGGCGCCAGCGGGCGGGAAGCGCCAGGGCACCGAGAAGGGCCGAGGGCGTGAGAGGGCCAGGAAAAgccggaaaaagaaaagggaggaatCGCAGAAGGGCCAGGCCAAGCCTGATGGGGACTGCATGGTCCGCAGGCTCCTTTCCACATCCTTGGTGCAGCCGCCAGCCACCCAGCGCTCCCCAAGCTGGGCCGCCCGGCCCTCCATGCAGGTGTCCACCTTcctggaaaggcagctggagcaggccAAGAAGGAAGGGCAGATGGAGCTGCGATCGGCCCGAGGGAGACCGCGGGCAGCGGCAGCAGGGGGCACCCTGCAGAGGAAGGGTCACCCTGAGGTGCAGAAGGAGCTGGAGGCTGAGAAGCCCAACACGCAGCCAGCTGTGCAGAGTGCTGAGACCCCCGGGCCCTCGGAGCAGGCCGTGCCCAGCCCCGGGGAGCAGCCGGCTGCCGTGGGACGCGGCCCAGCGGAGCAGGGAGAGGTAGCTCCTGGGTGCGGTGAGGGGAACCAGCCTGCCCCCACCAAGGGGAGCATTGGCCCAGAGACCACCCCCCCACACGGTGACCTCAGTGCTGAGGGGGAGGCTCCCCGGAGCCCACAggaagtggagcgggctggggccgaggcTGCCGGCTGGCCGTCCAAGCCCAAGGCGCTCAGCCTGACCGAGTACCGGCTGCGGATGCTGCACCGCCAGCCCAGCGGGGCCGacgggaaggagggggagaagcaggcaGCGAGCAAGTGGCCCAGCGTCCCCGAGCCCCCCACAGAGCTGGCCGAGATCCCGTGCCTAATGGCACCCGTGCGCCCCCTGCCCTCACAGCCTGCCCAGCCCGTgaagatgcccagctcccagagGGGCCCAGAGAAACCTGccagccccccagccacccctcctctgcccagaAAGGCACCTGCAGAGCCCCCCCAGACCGTGCCGGCTCCAGTGCCCCCGGGGCTGCAGCTGCCTTTCCTCCCGCCggccctgggagctgctgctgcagcaatcCCCCTGGCCTCCACAGCTCCCTATGCCCTCTACCCACCGGTGCCTTCCTGGCCTTGCTTTGGCCCCCCACCTGCCGGCTACCCCAGCCTGCCTCCACCACCGGCCGCTGGCGGGTCGCCCAACGCCTTTCACCTGGTGCCTGGCCTGCCCCCGccagccctggcctggcccccccctgccctgccaccacCTCCCTTCGGTCCAGGTGCGCCATGTGCCCCCATGGGCTGGGCCCTGGGCCTCCAGCCGTCCTACTGGCCCGGGgtccccctgccacctgcagtGCCTCCAATGGTGTACAGCGATCCAGGGGCAAAACCCTTCCCAGCtagccctctccccttcccagctaGCCCAGCCGCCCCGGCACCAAGCTGCCAAGAGCCCTCAGTTTTCACAGCACAGCCAATGAAGCCAGCGCTAGCCAAGCACGaggtgccagcccagcccccccagcgcgGGGCACAGCCCTCGGCCAGGGCCGCTGGTGGCCGGGCATCTGACCCCAGGAGGCAGAGCCGGCCTGTGGGCGAGTCATCTGCCACCCAGCCTGtagggcagccccctgccccccggcctGTGGGTGAGTCAcccactgcccagccccctaTTGCCATGGCCCGGACTGTGGGGGAGTCAACTGCTGCTGGGCCTGTGGGGCAGcaccctgcccagcccttgagggagcccccagccccccggcctGTGGGCGAGTCGCCCACTGCCCAGCCCGTTATTGCCACTGCCCAGCCTGTGGGAGAgtctgtttctgctgctgcccctcGGCCTGTGGGAGAGTCCCCTGCTGCCCAGCCTATGGGGGAGCCCCCTGCTCACCCCACAAGGGAGACCTCTGCCCCACAGCTTGTGGGAGAGTCACCTGCTGCCCAGCCCATGGGGCAGCCGCCTGTTGCCACTGCCTGGCCCGTGGGGGAgcctgtttctgctgctgcctcccagcctgTGGAGCAGACTACGAGGGAGcccactgccccccagcctgtGGGGGAGCCTCCTGATACCTGCCccatggcagaggctgcagcTCCAGCAAAGGTCCCACTGGCCAGCCTGCTGGAGGGGGACCGGCCAGACCCCAAGGGAGCTGTCCTGCAGGAGCCCCGGCCACCTGGGCGCACGTCCGTCCGCGGGAAAGCAGGGGCACTGCTGAGAGCGCGAGAGGAGAGCCAGCCCACCAAGCTGGCCCCTGCCCGGCCATGGAGACACCGGCCCCTcgtcagcccagcccagcctggcgcCAGCAAGGACATTGTGCAGGCCTTCATCAGCGAAATCGGTGAGGGGCCACGCTGGGGGTGTCCGGGGGCAGTGGGGCGCCgaggaggggaggggctgatggGGGGGGCAGTAGGGCGCCGAGGGGGCATGTCGTGAGCCTGGCTCAGGGTGAGTAGCAGCGAAGCTGAACCTGTCTGCATGGCAGAGCCCTTCCCctggggttggggggctcagCCTGCACTGGCCAGTACAGttctctggggctgcactgaatGGGCATCCGGCCTGCGAGCTCCCTGGTGCCTGGGAGGAGCCTTTTCTCTCTGAGCCCCCTTCTTTCCTGCTTGCAGGAAAGGCTGCCCCGCCTTTGTCTGGACGTGGCAAGGCCCCTGGCTCCCTGAGGGTCTCTTCCCCTCCCGCTGCACTCTGCCCCAGAGCCCCGGCTCGCGAGAGTCCCAGCCGGTCCAGGCACGAGAGTGTTGGTCCGGATCTGGCCCCGTTGCCCCATGGCAGCCGCATGGCCGTCAGGGGTGCCAGTGAGTGTCCCTCGGCgctgctcctgctgggggggggctcgTCAGCCtgagcccctctgccccagcttagGACCCCAGCCCGGAAGTGACCTGACAAGCCGCGTCTCCTCTCCTGTCGCAGGAATCGAAGCCTCCGACCTGTCCAGCCTGCTGGAGCAGTTTGAGAAGACCGAAGGTGAGCGGCTGGCGTGCCCTTATCGGCCATCCCCTCTCCCATCTGGTGCCCCCAGGCTCTGCGCGACCTAGCCCGACAGGCCTGTTTCAATCCCACATCCAGGGAGGTGTCGGACTGGCTGATGCACCGTCCCAAACTCTGCAAGCGTCAGGTTTCTGGCTTGTAGCAGGGACTGCGGTCCCCAGCCTGGGCGGGGCAGCCCCACAGCGGAGGTTTCCGGCTTAGCTGAGCAATGGGTCCTGGCGTAAATCGGAGCAGCCTGAAGACTGCCAGTGTGTAAATGTTACTGCGGTGAAGGGCAGACCTGGCCCGTTTCCCGACCCCTGCCCCATATGTGAACCGGGCCAGTGGGGGGCCCCAGGTGAGGCCAGGAGGGAGGGGACCCAAGCAGAGGGGTTGGGCTGCGCAGGGAGCCAGCCCTTTGGGGCGAGGAGGAAACAGGCCCCCAAGCCCGGCACCCGGAGTCGCCCAGCGAACGGGCCCTGGAGTGGGGACGCCAGGCTCCCCGCCATGGCAGCATCTCCCTCAGCTCTCCCTGCACTTGCTCTCGTTTCAGCCACGAAGGAGGCGCTGCAGGTGCGACGCCCTGGAGACAGGCTGGTGCCGGGGAACGCCTGGTGAGTCTGGAGGTGCCCACGGTGCCACCCAGTCCCAGTCTGTGCTGGCGACAGCCCCGGGGCTCCTGGCCCCAGGGAGGGGCGCGGGCAGAGCTCGGGCAGCTGGGGTGGGTCGGTGCTGTGTCTCTGCGGCGGTGAGCTGGACAGCGAGGGCCCCCAGGGCCCAAACGACAAAGGCTGCTTGAGTGCACGCACCCTCTCCTGCCCGGGCCAGAGATGGCAGTACCTGGCAGCATGCTGAGCGCCCAGGCTGTGccagctgggcccagggctgcGGTGATGGGCACTTCGGGTGCTGGGAGGCAGCATGCTGGGGCGCTGGGCCAGCGCTCCCTGGTGAGGTGGGGGGTGCGTGACCTGGCCCTGAAGGTCACGGGTCTCGGTCGTTGCCGCTTTTAGCGAggacccctctctccctgcagcaggtcCGAGAGCCACCCGGACAAGAACCCGCTGGACAGCCTG
Proteins encoded:
- the PPRC1 gene encoding peroxisome proliferator-activated receptor gamma coactivator-related protein 1 isoform X2 — translated: MAALWGAGRAAGARAPRRGRGGGSGPPPAPPPASPPQCFSLEEDELSLHLVPACSDAILEAEGILGTMQSYLDSSVISIIEDFSTLTESKACLDAPNELSLLTAITEILDSTDDETLSPFDTTLDSELLAQPRDRESSSFQKFLSLSRASPERSVPALDDPWGLSGPAAIGKVGTGPGDLPWNGLEEPAAPKQGSSRAARAERKLPRPQPLPQRSDGEEEEEAASPGQHGSVVAAVGLRESPLGLCAEAGGEEAVWPEDSDAPCIISTGAGSLSELVKSMHPYCLPTLTVCLDPASEPVAKEFLTGPLLLEIVPGEGESLEIPVVLQQLGPEAQLPAEGQGACGCPAGKGDGALELSPMDGVLPVGTPAQGCETGGHGRAPQAEPPSLTQARESPRGVDPEAKDEERQRDQYLESSSRSSTEAPAGGKRQGTEKGRGRERARKSRKKKREESQKGQAKPDGDCMVRRLLSTSLVQPPATQRSPSWAARPSMQVSTFLERQLEQAKKEGQMELRSARGRPRAAAAGGTLQRKGHPEVQKELEAEKPNTQPAVQSAETPGPSEQAVPSPGEQPAAVGRGPAEQGEVAPGCGEGNQPAPTKGSIGPETTPPHGDLSAEGEAPRSPQEVERAGAEAAGWPSKPKALSLTEYRLRMLHRQPSGADGKEGEKQAASKWPSVPEPPTELAEIPCLMAPVRPLPSQPAQPVKMPSSQRGPEKPASPPATPPLPRKAPAEPPQTVPAPVPPGLQLPFLPPALGAAAAAIPLASTAPYALYPPVPSWPCFGPPPAGYPSLPPPPAAGGSPNAFHLVPGLPPPALAWPPPALPPPPFGPGAPCAPMGWALGLQPSYWPGVPLPPAVPPMVYSDPGAKPFPASPLPFPASPAAPAPSCQEPSVFTAQPMKPALAKHEVPAQPPQRGAQPSARAAGGRASDPRRQSRPVGESSATQPVGQPPAPRPVGESPTAQPPIAMARTVGESTAAGPVGQHPAQPLREPPAPRPVGESPTAQPVIATAQPVGESVSAAAPRPVGESPAAQPMGEPPAHPTRETSAPQLVGESPAAQPMGQPPVATAWPVGEPVSAAASQPVEQTTREPTAPQPVGEPPDTCPMAEAAAPAKVPLASLLEGDRPDPKGAVLQEPRPPGRTSVRGKAGALLRAREESQPTKLAPARPWRHRPLVSPAQPGASKDIVQAFISEIGIEASDLSSLLEQFEKTEATKEALQVRRPGDRLVPGNAWSESHPDKNPLDSLHAPELANVAGLTPPATPPHQLWKPLAAVSLLGKPRSPGATAQEGSQRTAKFMEAKPLPQSKPRGKGLPPTTCGPPPSHVGSGDHDYCVRGPGQPEEGARLPSVPAPSELGSRWNVKHHQDITIKPPSSLPTRTLAGPGLSPRPGAAPGSSEQLDHRTSARSQAAAGRSSSPTSVLLSPDASPCRDEEPQTRDPQPKQLATKRSLHCYRRRGASPSPRARASRSFSSTSSGASASSSSSSSSRSRSRSLSPPLKRWRRYRSRRSRSSHSSSRSSCGSCGRSRGRSTSSSSSYSSRSSSASRSHSRSPSPRRRSNRRRRYDYCDPPDHCQHQKVLHKERAIGRLLPHQGPELSLPRQRKGTPCEERRVVFIGKIPSRMTRAELRHRFSVFGDIEECTLHFRAEGDNYGFVTYRYAKEAFAAIESGHKLRRPDEQPFDLCFGGRRQFCRRNYADLDSSREDFAPAPIKSKFDSLDFDTLLKQAQHNLRR